In Rhodococcus qingshengii JCM 15477, the sequence GTTGACGGCAGTGAAAGCCTCGAGGACCAGATCGTGACGAGCTCGCAGGTGGGAACGCTCGTGCGTCAGGATGGCTTTGACCTCGGCATGATCGAGGTTCTGCAGAGTGCCTTGACTGAGAACCACGCGTTGACGCAGACCTGGCAGGCAGTATGCGATCGGTTCGTCGACGTCCAGTACCCGCAGATCGGGTGTGCGTTCCACCGACGCGGGCATGGCGCAGTCGTCGAGAAGGTCCACCAACACGCGGTGACGTGCACGGCGACGTCGGGTTCTCACAGCGACCTGGATGATCGAGAAGATCAGCTTCGCGCCGATCAGAAGCGTCAGGGCAAAAACAACCACGTACAGAATCCACAGCGGGAGCCCGAGTGCATCGATTTCGGCGGTCGGGGCCGTCGTCGGCCTACCGTCAGTGCCGGGAACGAGCAGCTGGCTGGCAATGGCCAGGCCCGAGCTGAATGCCGACAGCACCGCAGCAATTGCGACGGCTTGCCACAGAACCAACGCCGCGCGTGGAGCGCGGTAAGGCCACGTGGAGCGGCTCAGGAGTGCGGGAACCGGACCGGCCAGCAACAAGGCAAGCAGTCCGAAAACCAGTGCAGTAGTGGCGTTCATGTCCTACACATCATGCACGACGAAATCAGTTCGGCCTAGAAATTCCGGGCTGCGCAGCCTTTTTCGCGGACTCGCGCACCTCGAGGGCAGCGAGCGCTTCGCGGAGAGCATCGGCTTCGTCAGCATTGACCTGTCCCACGAAGTGGACGAGCGCCGCAGCGCGACCGCCGGACTCCGGAGCCTGGGCCAGCGCGTCGACCATCAGACTCGCGACCAGTTCTTCGCGCTTGTTGACGGGAAGATAGCGATGTGCGCGATCGTCACGCTGCTGAATCACCAGATGCTTCTTCGCCAGGCGCTGCAGAACGGTCATCACCGTCGTGTACGCCAATTCGCGATGCGTCGCGAGTGCTTCATGCACCTGTCGCACAGTTTGCGGTTCCGATGTGGACCACAAATGATCCATCACCGCGCGTTCGAGTTCACCTAGACCTGCCATTCTTCGATTCTACGGACTTCCACGACGAAATACGTACTACTGGTAGTAGTAACCACCTCGGTGGGGGTGTGGTATTGGCCATAGTGATCTGCGTGACGGTTACGGTGGTGTGAGACGACGAAAGTCCCGACAATGACGATGCCCGATAATTGCAAGCCAACAGTCGATCCGCAGAAAGTAGCCGCACGTAGATGACGATCGACAGTTCGCCGGGCACCGAAGAATCGACATCACGGGCGCGGGTAGTCACGCAGAAAGCTGCCGGCATCATCCGTTTCGGCATTCGCGACGCACCGTTGACGGTCGTTCTACTTCTCACCATGTGGATCGTGGGTGCCGCAACCGGCAGCCTCGTTCACGGACCGTCCCGCGATCTCGAGCACACGATCGGTGCCGGAATGGGCTCGATCCAGCACGGCCGCATCTGGACTCCGCTCACGTCCGTGCTGTGGGCAGGAAACCTGCTCGGGTACCTCGGCGCGACCGTGCTCCTGATCGCAGTCGCCGCACCCCTCGAACGCCGAATGGGAACGATCAAGCTTGCGATCGCCGGCGCAAGCACTCAAATCTTGGGAGTCCTGCTCGGGCTCGGCTGGGCGTCGTTTGCGAAGGTGTTCGATTCCAGTTGGGGATTCCGCCTCCACGTGGGCTCCGCGGTCGGAGCCAGTGCATGGATCGTCGGCGCTGCGATGGCCGCCAGCTCGAACATGGGCACCCTGTGGCGCCGTCGCATTCGCGTCGGAACTTTGGCGTTGACGATCACTTTGGCCTTGTTCAGTGGTCAGCTGCAAGACGTCATCCGATTCTTTGCCGCTGTGGTGGGTTTGGTGATCGGTCAGTGGATCGTCGGACGATCGGCGCGCGGTGAGCGCATCGCCGGGACACAGCGAGAGGGTCGCGTCCTGGTCGCCATCGTCGTCGCGGCGAGTGCGATCGGCCCGATGATCGCCGCATTGTCCCCGCAGGCGGTCGGCCCACTCGCGGTCCTCCGTGACCTCTTCCGCGGAGTTCCCTGGACTGTCGCCGAGGTTCGAGAACTGTGCGAGGAGTCGTCGTCGGATCCGGACTGCCGACGAGGACTCCTCGAGCTCAGACTCTCCGGTATCGGCCCGACTCTGCTCTCGCTGATGCCGTCGATCTTCGTTCTCGTGTTGAGTGACGGGCTCCGTCGTGGCCGCAGATTCGCCTGGATTGCGACAGTGTGTGCTCAGGTAGTCCTACTCGTCCTCTCGATCGGGAACTTCGTCATCAGGTTCGTCGACGCCGTCGACAGTGACAGCTTGTTCTACGGAATCAGCGATCCGAACGTGTACCGAACTCTGGTGCCGTTCCTGACACCGCTCTTCGTACTGATCCTGCTGATCGCGACACGTCGATACTTCGACGTCGCGGCCCCGGCCAAGACATACCGACGTCTCGGTGCTGCGATCGTGACCTTGCTCGCGGTCCTCGCCGTGATCTACGTCGGCGGCGGAATGCTCGCCAGGCACGGGTTCGATCGCGAGCCCACCGTAACGATGTTGCTCGCGGACTTCCCTCAGCGCCTTGTACCGCCCGTGTACCTGCAGTTGATCGATCCGCGTCTGCTTCCCGTGGACATCGAGTCGACGTTGCTCTTCGAGTGGACCGGCGTCGTGTTCTGGGGCGTCGCCGCCGTGTTGGTGTTCGTGAGTTTCCTCAAGCCGGTCAAGACCGCCGATCCCAAAGCCGCCGAACGAGCGCGATCCATGTTGATCGCCGGTACCGGCAGCCCGTTGTCCTGGATGACGACGTGGAAGGGAAACACATACTGGTTCAGCGCGGACGGTTCGAGTTACGTCGCGTATCGCGTCATCGCCGGTGTTGCTCTCACAACCGGTGATCCGGTCGGTCCTCCAGATCGCATGCGCACGGCGATCGAGGAGTTTGCCGAGTTCGCTTCGTCGAACGGTTGGATTCCCTGCTTCTATTCAGTGACCGACGACGCCCGAAGCATCACTGATTCCATGGGCTGGAGCGGCCTGCAGGTCGCCGAGGAAACCGTGCTCGACCTCGGACAGGTCGCGTTCACAGGAAAGCGGTTCCAGGATGTGCGAACAGCACTGAACCGGGCGAAGAAGTCCGGGATCACGGCCGAGTGGATTTCCTTCCCTCATGCACCTCTCACGATCAAGGATCAGATAGTTGCGATCTCGGAGGAATGGGTGGCGGACAAGGGGATGCCCGAGATGGGATTCACCCTCGGCGGACTCGACGAGGTCGACGACGAACAAGTGCGGTGCCTGATCGCCGTCGACGAGGATCGCACCGTGCACGGTGTCACGTCGTGGCTACCGGTGTACCGCGACGGCAAAGTCGTCGGGTGGACACTCGACTTCATGAGGCGACGCTCCGAAGGATTCCGTCCCGCGATGGAGTTCCTCATCGCCTCCGCTGCACTGAAATTGGAGGAGGAGGGCGTCGAGTTCCTCAGTCTGTCCGGTGCACCGTTGGCAACAATCGCCGGTGATTCCGAGAGGAATGCGAACGAACCGGAGGCCACGACTTTCTCGGCGATGATGGACAGCGTGCTCGACCTACTCGGTCGCACCCTGGAACCGGTCTACGGATTTCGTTCGCTGTTGGCCTTCAAATCGAAGTTCCAGCCTCGGTACGTGCCGATGCACATGACCTTCGCCGATCCAGCCGCGTTGCCGAGCATCGGGAACGCGGTCGGACGGGCGTACCTGCCGACCGTGACGATCGGTCAAGGATTCAAACTTGTTCGGACGATTCTGGGTCGCTGATTCGCGATCGTCACGCAGGCTTTGCCGGCCCGCCGACGGCGCCGAACACGTGCCGGGTACCGATCGGAACGATCAGCGGCCGATCCGAGACGGGATCGTCGATGACCGCAGCTTCGAGACCGAATACGTCGAGCAGAAGTTCCGCGGAAATGATCTCTTTGGGGACGCCCGAAGCGACGACGGCGCCGTCGCGCATCACGATCAGATGATCGCTGTATCTGACCGCGAGATTGAGGTCGTGCAGCACCATCACCACGGTGCGCCCCATTTCCTCGTGGAGTTGATCCACCAGGTCGAGGACTTCCATCGAGTGCGCGAGGTCCAGATAGGTAGTCGGTTCGTCGAGAAGCAGAATGTCGGTTCCCTGGGCGAGAGCCATCGAGATCCAGGCTCGCTGGCGCTGACCGCCGGACAATTGATCGACAGGTCGATCGGCGAGATCCGAGACACCGGTCAGCTCCAGCGC encodes:
- a CDS encoding M56 family metallopeptidase, with the protein product MNATTALVFGLLALLLAGPVPALLSRSTWPYRAPRAALVLWQAVAIAAVLSAFSSGLAIASQLLVPGTDGRPTTAPTAEIDALGLPLWILYVVVFALTLLIGAKLIFSIIQVAVRTRRRRARHRVLVDLLDDCAMPASVERTPDLRVLDVDEPIAYCLPGLRQRVVLSQGTLQNLDHAEVKAILTHERSHLRARHDLVLEAFTAVNHAFPRFVRSKSALGSVQLLVELLADDSAVRATGPTPLARALVACAGSTAPRGAMAAGGPSTLIRVQRLSADDADPRIAVFAYLGAVAILVVPTVAVAVPWLTELRLLFNAY
- a CDS encoding bifunctional lysylphosphatidylglycerol flippase/synthetase MprF, whose product is MTIDSSPGTEESTSRARVVTQKAAGIIRFGIRDAPLTVVLLLTMWIVGAATGSLVHGPSRDLEHTIGAGMGSIQHGRIWTPLTSVLWAGNLLGYLGATVLLIAVAAPLERRMGTIKLAIAGASTQILGVLLGLGWASFAKVFDSSWGFRLHVGSAVGASAWIVGAAMAASSNMGTLWRRRIRVGTLALTITLALFSGQLQDVIRFFAAVVGLVIGQWIVGRSARGERIAGTQREGRVLVAIVVAASAIGPMIAALSPQAVGPLAVLRDLFRGVPWTVAEVRELCEESSSDPDCRRGLLELRLSGIGPTLLSLMPSIFVLVLSDGLRRGRRFAWIATVCAQVVLLVLSIGNFVIRFVDAVDSDSLFYGISDPNVYRTLVPFLTPLFVLILLIATRRYFDVAAPAKTYRRLGAAIVTLLAVLAVIYVGGGMLARHGFDREPTVTMLLADFPQRLVPPVYLQLIDPRLLPVDIESTLLFEWTGVVFWGVAAVLVFVSFLKPVKTADPKAAERARSMLIAGTGSPLSWMTTWKGNTYWFSADGSSYVAYRVIAGVALTTGDPVGPPDRMRTAIEEFAEFASSNGWIPCFYSVTDDARSITDSMGWSGLQVAEETVLDLGQVAFTGKRFQDVRTALNRAKKSGITAEWISFPHAPLTIKDQIVAISEEWVADKGMPEMGFTLGGLDEVDDEQVRCLIAVDEDRTVHGVTSWLPVYRDGKVVGWTLDFMRRRSEGFRPAMEFLIASAALKLEEEGVEFLSLSGAPLATIAGDSERNANEPEATTFSAMMDSVLDLLGRTLEPVYGFRSLLAFKSKFQPRYVPMHMTFADPAALPSIGNAVGRAYLPTVTIGQGFKLVRTILGR
- a CDS encoding BlaI/MecI/CopY family transcriptional regulator, producing MAGLGELERAVMDHLWSTSEPQTVRQVHEALATHRELAYTTVMTVLQRLAKKHLVIQQRDDRAHRYLPVNKREELVASLMVDALAQAPESGGRAAALVHFVGQVNADEADALREALAALEVRESAKKAAQPGISRPN
- a CDS encoding ABC transporter ATP-binding protein; translation: MTTIAQSTDTPSRLVAKNLTLGYGDRIIVDGLDLEIPTGVITTVIGPNGCGKSTLLRALGRLLKPKGGSVVLDGKAISSMKTKEVARVLGMLPQTPVAPEGLTVADLVSRGRHPHQSWIRQWSADDEGEVAEALELTGVSDLADRPVDQLSGGQRQRAWISMALAQGTDILLLDEPTTYLDLAHSMEVLDLVDQLHEEMGRTVVMVLHDLNLAVRYSDHLIVMRDGAVVASGVPKEIISAELLLDVFGLEAAVIDDPVSDRPLIVPIGTRHVFGAVGGPAKPA